A section of the Drosophila subobscura isolate 14011-0131.10 chromosome A, UCBerk_Dsub_1.0, whole genome shotgun sequence genome encodes:
- the LOC117892657 gene encoding myotubularin-related protein 4 isoform X2 — translation MSDGSPPPSICFIRAAESYPKSQMEKEDSQLFVPFPELAGESIKYLGRTDDGVLALSNYRIFLSKKSTAYETYVPLGLIESVQVRDLFQLIVNCKDASTVRCSFQSAEQCSEWQRRIQLLIGVPVSLETLFAFPFYSWTCDIIGIANANANAHAQANGNGYGKERIPLSNGSGFGSCVKPPALFSETFPTACEIAAPQASSRLQREVRYESDFKNEVARLGFDLKGSWRISTANADFKLCPSYPPKLLVPCCITDEMLHNVANFRGSRRLPAVVWRHQKSGAILARCSQPEVGWLGWRNTKDEQLLKALADACAFDRGEHNRRQTQTQSSKAQAPAYAAASKDTNGQSNSSGNSSPSLDDSSSHEELALDEIRKILIVDARSYTSAVTNRARGGGCECIEYYPCAEIEFMSLGNIHAIRKSFHAVRQLCASSPDDPNWFGQLEKTMWMQHLSGLLGAAMTVVHTIEKNGRPVLVHCSDGWDRTPQIVATAQLCLDPYYRTVEGFRVLVQREWLNFGHKFADRSGNGPNSDEVNERCPVFLQWLDLVHQIHRQYPCSFEFSIGYLIKLAQHSLSCLFGTFLCNSLRERIENSVFDRTFSVWPFLAETMYRNPLYKHETEKVLWPAHSVRFLYFWSDVYLGSLGNKNGTDLPLLSNERQSAHNGPLTKTRSSEDLTTNELGQSTISRRSSDPNLTVESIVSECALNVNSNSMFDIRSEADRRQCGSANNAPDNVKDSKEPEVKLKGAEDETDASCGSTTWTSKQLKNDQSTASNRDIILEAAASVTAPEPSQPQNCETANAVHALSNDREQQEKSDTSRALWHGQIDTSTDTPIPTEAVQETKSDNNHPVASLENRVISKDKKPNQIVAPVPVAVPSAPTPNNKISQSCNNLPRVHSKPNTNTNSSASAAPAATAATAPTAPTALCTNTTQRKEASAHFPHHLDLHVPSRCKEEQKNTNGSMIDADNAADEKLFMSPELLPTLGSRTRRNTFGSSYSRDIGHLKFAENGSSHNFALAGGLISLPPTPVGVQERPHFTISCPDGLAHGLSEQNIRLHQIVQEHKQREELLLREIHGMRLALLEKGCPSCNSIVSTNVEHENGSDTVENASTCSWEAVEERNGPSSYAPSSIQEKKATSVLWVPDHAVSRCSSCQTEFWLGRRKHHCRSCGEIFCADCSEFWAPLPYEKLFNPVRLCGSCYTTVTSNVHEYAAVPSDSTANETAASPSASA, via the exons ATGTCAGATGGATCACCGCCTCCATCGATTTGCTTTATACGCGCCGCCGAATCTTATCCAAAATCACAAATGGAGAAGGAAGACTCGCAGCTGTTTGTACCATTTCCAGAAC TTGCTGGCGAGTCAATCAAGTACCTAGGACGTACCGATGATGGTGTTCTGGCGCTGTCAAATTATCGCATATTTTTATCAAAAAAATCAACGGCATACGAGACTTATGTGCCCTTGGGTCTGATCGAATCGGTGCAGGTGCGTGACCTGTTCCAGCTGATTGTCAATTGCAAGGATGCCAGCACGGTTAGGTGCTCCTTTCAGTCCGCCGAGCAATGCTCGGAATGGCAGCGACGCATACAGCTGCTAATCGGTGTACCTGTATCGCTGGAGACGCTCTTTGCCTTCCCCTTTTACTCGTGGACCTGTGACATTATTGGAAtagccaatgccaatgccaatgcccatgcccaggcgAATGGTAATGGCTATGGAAAAGAGCGCATTCCTTTGTCAAATGGTTCTGGATTTGGATCTTGTGTGAAACCCCCTGCCTTATTCAGTGAGACCTTTCCAACGGCCTGCGAGATAGCAGCACCGCAGGCAAGCAGTCGCTTGCAGCGTGAAGTTCGATATGAGAGTGATTTCAAGAATGAGGTGGCACGTCTGGGCTTCGATTTGAAGGGCTCGTGGCGCATCTCGACAGCAAATGCCGACTTTAAGCTCTGTCCATCGTATCCGCCAAAATTGCTTGTTCCTTGCTGCATCACCGACGAAATGCTCCACAATGTGGCCAACTTTCGTGGTTCAAGGCGTCTGCCGGCCGTCGTCTGGCGGCATCAGAAGTCTGGTGCCATATTGGCACGCTGCAGTCAGCCGGAGGTCGGTTGGCTAGGTTGGCGGAACACCAAAGATGAGCAACTGCTGAAAGCACTGGCCGATGCCTGCGCCTTTGACAGAGGCGAGCATAACAGGcgccagacacagacacaatcCTCAAAGGCCCAAGCACCCGCTTACGCCGCTGCTTCAAAGGACACAAACGGGCAGTCAAATAGCTCGGGCAATAGCTCGCCGTCGCTGGATGACTCATCATCGCATGAAGAGCTTGCCCTGGACGAAATACGA AAAATTCTCATTGTTGATGCACGCAGCTATACATCGGCTGTGACGAATCGTGCACGCGGTGGCGGCTGTGAATGCATTGAGTATTATCCATGCGCCGAAATCGAATTCATGAGCTTGGGTAACATTCATGCGATTCGTAAGAGCTTTCATGCAGTCCGGCAGCTGTGCGCCTCATCGCCAGATGATCCAAA TTGGTTTGGGCAGTTGGAAAAGACCATGTGGATGCAGCATTTGTCGGGTCTACTGGGCGCAGCCATGACCGTTGTCCACACGATCGAGAAGAACGGGCGACCCGTGCTAGTGCACTGCTCCGATGGTTGGGATCGTACGCCACAGATCGTGGCCACAGCGCAACTGTGTCTGGATCCATACTATCGAACTGTTGAA GGTTTCCGTGTTCTGGTTCAACGGGAATGGTTGAATTTTGGTCACAAATTCGCCGATCGTTCGGGCAATGGCCCCAACTCTGATGAGGTGAACGAGCGTTGCCCCGTTTTTCTACAATGGCTGGACCTGGTGCATCAAATCCATAGACAGTATCCATGCAGTTTTGAATTCAGTATTGGCTACTTG ATAAAACTAGCACAACACTCGCTATCCTGCCTGTTTGGCACTTTCCTATGCAACTCGTTGAGGGAACGCATTGAGAATTCCGTTTTTGATCGTACGTTTTCAGTGTGGCCATTTTTAGCTGAAACTATGTATAGAAATCCACTCTATAAGCATGAGACTGAAAAG GTTCTTTGGCCAGCGCACAGTGTGcggtttttatatttttggtctgACGTTTATCTTGGTAGCttaggcaacaaaaatggTACTGATCTTCCATTACTAAGTAATGAACGACAAAGTGCCCATAATG GTCCGTTGACTAAAACACGATCCTCTGAAGATCTAACAACGAATGAATTGGGTCAGAGCACTATTTCGAGGAGATCGAGTGATCCGAATTTGACCGTGGAATCAAT TGTTTCCGAGTGCGCTTTAAATGTGAATAGTAACTCGATGTTTGATATACGATCGGAGGCAGACAGGAGGCAGTGTGGTAGTGCAAATAATGCCCCTGATAATGTTAAAGACTCCAAAGAACCAGAGGTAAAGCTTAAGGGTGCCGAAGACGAGACAGATGCCAGCTGTGGCTCTACAACGTGGACCTCCAAGCAGTTGAAAAACGACCAAAGTACAGCTTCTAACCGTGATATAATattggaagcagcagcatcagtgaCGGCGCCAGAGCCATCTCAGCCCCAAAACTGTGAAACGGCAAATGCTGTCCATGCCTTATCGAACG aTCGAGAACAACAAGAGAAAAGTGATACAAGCCGCGCTCTTTGGCATGGCCAAATTGATACTAGTACAGATACCCCAATTCCTACAGAGGCCGTGCAAGAAACGAAATCTGACAATAACCATCCCGTAGCGTCTTTGGAGAATCGCGTGATAAGCAAGgacaaaaaaccaaatcaaatagTAGCACCAGTACCAGTCGCTGTCCCAAGTGCTCCTACCCCAAACAATAAGATCAGTCAAAGCTGCAACAATTTGCCTCGGGTACACAGCAAAccaaacacgaacacgaattcgagtgcttctgctgcgcctgctgctactgctgctactgctcctaCGGCTCCTACTGCACTCTGCACGAATACTACGCAAAGAAAAGAAGCGAGCGCACATTTTCCGCACCATTTGGATTTGCATGTGCCCAGCAGAtgcaaggaggagcagaaaaaTACGAATGGTTCGATGATTGATGCAGATAATGCTGCTGATGAAAAACTGTTCATGTCACCCGAGCTACTGCCCACGCTCGGCAGTCGAACCCGCAGGAATACATTTGGTTCGAGCTACAGCCGGGATATTGGACATTTGAAATTTGCAGAAAATGGCAG CTCACATAATTTCGCTTTGGCGGGTGGACTTATTTCATTGCCACCTACGCCAGTGGGTGTTCAGGAACGGCCGCACTTCACAATATCCTGCCCCGATGGCCTGGCCCACGGCCTAAGTGAACAAAACATAAGACTCCATCAGATAGTACAAGAACACAAG cAACGCGAAGAGTTACTTCTGCGGGAAATACATGGCATGCGTCTGGCGCTCTTGGAGAAGGGCTGTCCCAGCTGTAATAGCATCGTCTCGACCAATGTGGAACAC GAAAACGGATCGGATACCGTTGAAAATGCCTCGACGTGTTCTTGGGAGGCCGTCGAAGAGCGTAATGGCCCCTCATCGTATGCCCCATCTTCGATACAAGAGAAAAAAGCAACCAGCGTTCTCTGGGTACCAGATCATGCCGTTTCACGTTGCTCCAGTTGTCAAACTGAGTTCTGGCTTGGACGAAGAAAACATCATTGTCG ATCATGTGGAGAAATTTTTTGTGCTGACTGTTCGGAATTTTGGGCCCCTTTGCCGTATGAGAAGCTTTTCAATCCCGTAAGGCTATGTGGGTCTTGTTATACTACAGTTACATCCAATGTCCATGAGTATGCTGCCGTGCCTTCCGACTCCACGGCGAATGAAACAGCGGCTAGCCCTTCTGCCAGCGCCTAA
- the LOC117892657 gene encoding myotubularin-related protein 4 isoform X1 — translation MEFGGHPYILPIHTMSDGSPPPSICFIRAAESYPKSQMEKEDSQLFVPFPELAGESIKYLGRTDDGVLALSNYRIFLSKKSTAYETYVPLGLIESVQVRDLFQLIVNCKDASTVRCSFQSAEQCSEWQRRIQLLIGVPVSLETLFAFPFYSWTCDIIGIANANANAHAQANGNGYGKERIPLSNGSGFGSCVKPPALFSETFPTACEIAAPQASSRLQREVRYESDFKNEVARLGFDLKGSWRISTANADFKLCPSYPPKLLVPCCITDEMLHNVANFRGSRRLPAVVWRHQKSGAILARCSQPEVGWLGWRNTKDEQLLKALADACAFDRGEHNRRQTQTQSSKAQAPAYAAASKDTNGQSNSSGNSSPSLDDSSSHEELALDEIRKILIVDARSYTSAVTNRARGGGCECIEYYPCAEIEFMSLGNIHAIRKSFHAVRQLCASSPDDPNWFGQLEKTMWMQHLSGLLGAAMTVVHTIEKNGRPVLVHCSDGWDRTPQIVATAQLCLDPYYRTVEGFRVLVQREWLNFGHKFADRSGNGPNSDEVNERCPVFLQWLDLVHQIHRQYPCSFEFSIGYLIKLAQHSLSCLFGTFLCNSLRERIENSVFDRTFSVWPFLAETMYRNPLYKHETEKVLWPAHSVRFLYFWSDVYLGSLGNKNGTDLPLLSNERQSAHNGPLTKTRSSEDLTTNELGQSTISRRSSDPNLTVESIVSECALNVNSNSMFDIRSEADRRQCGSANNAPDNVKDSKEPEVKLKGAEDETDASCGSTTWTSKQLKNDQSTASNRDIILEAAASVTAPEPSQPQNCETANAVHALSNDREQQEKSDTSRALWHGQIDTSTDTPIPTEAVQETKSDNNHPVASLENRVISKDKKPNQIVAPVPVAVPSAPTPNNKISQSCNNLPRVHSKPNTNTNSSASAAPAATAATAPTAPTALCTNTTQRKEASAHFPHHLDLHVPSRCKEEQKNTNGSMIDADNAADEKLFMSPELLPTLGSRTRRNTFGSSYSRDIGHLKFAENGSSHNFALAGGLISLPPTPVGVQERPHFTISCPDGLAHGLSEQNIRLHQIVQEHKQREELLLREIHGMRLALLEKGCPSCNSIVSTNVEHENGSDTVENASTCSWEAVEERNGPSSYAPSSIQEKKATSVLWVPDHAVSRCSSCQTEFWLGRRKHHCRSCGEIFCADCSEFWAPLPYEKLFNPVRLCGSCYTTVTSNVHEYAAVPSDSTANETAASPSASA, via the exons ATGGAATTTGGCGGACATCCGTATATTTTG CCGATTCACACAATGTCAGATGGATCACCGCCTCCATCGATTTGCTTTATACGCGCCGCCGAATCTTATCCAAAATCACAAATGGAGAAGGAAGACTCGCAGCTGTTTGTACCATTTCCAGAAC TTGCTGGCGAGTCAATCAAGTACCTAGGACGTACCGATGATGGTGTTCTGGCGCTGTCAAATTATCGCATATTTTTATCAAAAAAATCAACGGCATACGAGACTTATGTGCCCTTGGGTCTGATCGAATCGGTGCAGGTGCGTGACCTGTTCCAGCTGATTGTCAATTGCAAGGATGCCAGCACGGTTAGGTGCTCCTTTCAGTCCGCCGAGCAATGCTCGGAATGGCAGCGACGCATACAGCTGCTAATCGGTGTACCTGTATCGCTGGAGACGCTCTTTGCCTTCCCCTTTTACTCGTGGACCTGTGACATTATTGGAAtagccaatgccaatgccaatgcccatgcccaggcgAATGGTAATGGCTATGGAAAAGAGCGCATTCCTTTGTCAAATGGTTCTGGATTTGGATCTTGTGTGAAACCCCCTGCCTTATTCAGTGAGACCTTTCCAACGGCCTGCGAGATAGCAGCACCGCAGGCAAGCAGTCGCTTGCAGCGTGAAGTTCGATATGAGAGTGATTTCAAGAATGAGGTGGCACGTCTGGGCTTCGATTTGAAGGGCTCGTGGCGCATCTCGACAGCAAATGCCGACTTTAAGCTCTGTCCATCGTATCCGCCAAAATTGCTTGTTCCTTGCTGCATCACCGACGAAATGCTCCACAATGTGGCCAACTTTCGTGGTTCAAGGCGTCTGCCGGCCGTCGTCTGGCGGCATCAGAAGTCTGGTGCCATATTGGCACGCTGCAGTCAGCCGGAGGTCGGTTGGCTAGGTTGGCGGAACACCAAAGATGAGCAACTGCTGAAAGCACTGGCCGATGCCTGCGCCTTTGACAGAGGCGAGCATAACAGGcgccagacacagacacaatcCTCAAAGGCCCAAGCACCCGCTTACGCCGCTGCTTCAAAGGACACAAACGGGCAGTCAAATAGCTCGGGCAATAGCTCGCCGTCGCTGGATGACTCATCATCGCATGAAGAGCTTGCCCTGGACGAAATACGA AAAATTCTCATTGTTGATGCACGCAGCTATACATCGGCTGTGACGAATCGTGCACGCGGTGGCGGCTGTGAATGCATTGAGTATTATCCATGCGCCGAAATCGAATTCATGAGCTTGGGTAACATTCATGCGATTCGTAAGAGCTTTCATGCAGTCCGGCAGCTGTGCGCCTCATCGCCAGATGATCCAAA TTGGTTTGGGCAGTTGGAAAAGACCATGTGGATGCAGCATTTGTCGGGTCTACTGGGCGCAGCCATGACCGTTGTCCACACGATCGAGAAGAACGGGCGACCCGTGCTAGTGCACTGCTCCGATGGTTGGGATCGTACGCCACAGATCGTGGCCACAGCGCAACTGTGTCTGGATCCATACTATCGAACTGTTGAA GGTTTCCGTGTTCTGGTTCAACGGGAATGGTTGAATTTTGGTCACAAATTCGCCGATCGTTCGGGCAATGGCCCCAACTCTGATGAGGTGAACGAGCGTTGCCCCGTTTTTCTACAATGGCTGGACCTGGTGCATCAAATCCATAGACAGTATCCATGCAGTTTTGAATTCAGTATTGGCTACTTG ATAAAACTAGCACAACACTCGCTATCCTGCCTGTTTGGCACTTTCCTATGCAACTCGTTGAGGGAACGCATTGAGAATTCCGTTTTTGATCGTACGTTTTCAGTGTGGCCATTTTTAGCTGAAACTATGTATAGAAATCCACTCTATAAGCATGAGACTGAAAAG GTTCTTTGGCCAGCGCACAGTGTGcggtttttatatttttggtctgACGTTTATCTTGGTAGCttaggcaacaaaaatggTACTGATCTTCCATTACTAAGTAATGAACGACAAAGTGCCCATAATG GTCCGTTGACTAAAACACGATCCTCTGAAGATCTAACAACGAATGAATTGGGTCAGAGCACTATTTCGAGGAGATCGAGTGATCCGAATTTGACCGTGGAATCAAT TGTTTCCGAGTGCGCTTTAAATGTGAATAGTAACTCGATGTTTGATATACGATCGGAGGCAGACAGGAGGCAGTGTGGTAGTGCAAATAATGCCCCTGATAATGTTAAAGACTCCAAAGAACCAGAGGTAAAGCTTAAGGGTGCCGAAGACGAGACAGATGCCAGCTGTGGCTCTACAACGTGGACCTCCAAGCAGTTGAAAAACGACCAAAGTACAGCTTCTAACCGTGATATAATattggaagcagcagcatcagtgaCGGCGCCAGAGCCATCTCAGCCCCAAAACTGTGAAACGGCAAATGCTGTCCATGCCTTATCGAACG aTCGAGAACAACAAGAGAAAAGTGATACAAGCCGCGCTCTTTGGCATGGCCAAATTGATACTAGTACAGATACCCCAATTCCTACAGAGGCCGTGCAAGAAACGAAATCTGACAATAACCATCCCGTAGCGTCTTTGGAGAATCGCGTGATAAGCAAGgacaaaaaaccaaatcaaatagTAGCACCAGTACCAGTCGCTGTCCCAAGTGCTCCTACCCCAAACAATAAGATCAGTCAAAGCTGCAACAATTTGCCTCGGGTACACAGCAAAccaaacacgaacacgaattcgagtgcttctgctgcgcctgctgctactgctgctactgctcctaCGGCTCCTACTGCACTCTGCACGAATACTACGCAAAGAAAAGAAGCGAGCGCACATTTTCCGCACCATTTGGATTTGCATGTGCCCAGCAGAtgcaaggaggagcagaaaaaTACGAATGGTTCGATGATTGATGCAGATAATGCTGCTGATGAAAAACTGTTCATGTCACCCGAGCTACTGCCCACGCTCGGCAGTCGAACCCGCAGGAATACATTTGGTTCGAGCTACAGCCGGGATATTGGACATTTGAAATTTGCAGAAAATGGCAG CTCACATAATTTCGCTTTGGCGGGTGGACTTATTTCATTGCCACCTACGCCAGTGGGTGTTCAGGAACGGCCGCACTTCACAATATCCTGCCCCGATGGCCTGGCCCACGGCCTAAGTGAACAAAACATAAGACTCCATCAGATAGTACAAGAACACAAG cAACGCGAAGAGTTACTTCTGCGGGAAATACATGGCATGCGTCTGGCGCTCTTGGAGAAGGGCTGTCCCAGCTGTAATAGCATCGTCTCGACCAATGTGGAACAC GAAAACGGATCGGATACCGTTGAAAATGCCTCGACGTGTTCTTGGGAGGCCGTCGAAGAGCGTAATGGCCCCTCATCGTATGCCCCATCTTCGATACAAGAGAAAAAAGCAACCAGCGTTCTCTGGGTACCAGATCATGCCGTTTCACGTTGCTCCAGTTGTCAAACTGAGTTCTGGCTTGGACGAAGAAAACATCATTGTCG ATCATGTGGAGAAATTTTTTGTGCTGACTGTTCGGAATTTTGGGCCCCTTTGCCGTATGAGAAGCTTTTCAATCCCGTAAGGCTATGTGGGTCTTGTTATACTACAGTTACATCCAATGTCCATGAGTATGCTGCCGTGCCTTCCGACTCCACGGCGAATGAAACAGCGGCTAGCCCTTCTGCCAGCGCCTAA
- the LOC117892657 gene encoding myotubularin-related protein 3 isoform X3: protein MEFGGHPYILPIHTMSDGSPPPSICFIRAAESYPKSQMEKEDSQLFVPFPELAGESIKYLGRTDDGVLALSNYRIFLSKKSTAYETYVPLGLIESVQVRDLFQLIVNCKDASTVRCSFQSAEQCSEWQRRIQLLIGVPVSLETLFAFPFYSWTCDIIGIANANANAHAQANGNGYGKERIPLSNGSGFGSCVKPPALFSETFPTACEIAAPQASSRLQREVRYESDFKNEVARLGFDLKGSWRISTANADFKLCPSYPPKLLVPCCITDEMLHNVANFRGSRRLPAVVWRHQKSGAILARCSQPEVGWLGWRNTKDEQLLKALADACAFDRGEHNRRQTQTQSSKAQAPAYAAASKDTNGQSNSSGNSSPSLDDSSSHEELALDEIRKILIVDARSYTSAVTNRARGGGCECIEYYPCAEIEFMSLGNIHAIRKSFHAVRQLCASSPDDPNWFGQLEKTMWMQHLSGLLGAAMTVVHTIEKNGRPVLVHCSDGWDRTPQIVATAQLCLDPYYRTVEGFRVLVQREWLNFGHKFADRSGNGPNSDEVNERCPVFLQWLDLVHQIHRQYPCSFEFSIGYLIKLAQHSLSCLFGTFLCNSLRERIENSVFDRTFSVWPFLAETMYRNPLYKHETEKVLWPAHSVRFLYFWSDVYLGSLGNKNGTDLPLLSNERQSAHNGPLTKTRSSEDLTTNELGQSTISRRSSDPNLTVESIVSECALNVNSNSMFDIRSEADRRQCGSANNAPDNVKDSKEPEVKLKGAEDETDASCGSTTWTSKQLKNDQSTASNRDIILEAAASVTAPEPSQPQNCETANAVHALSNDREQQEKSDTSRALWHGQIDTSTDTPIPTEAVQETKSDNNHPVASLENRVISKDKKPNQIVAPVPVAVPSAPTPNNKISQSCNNLPRVHSKPNTNTNSSASAAPAATAATAPTAPTALCTNTTQRKEASAHFPHHLDLHVPSRCKEEQKNTNGSMIDADNAADEKLFMSPELLPTLGSRTRRNTFGSSYSRDIGHLKFAENGSSHNFALAGGLISLPPTPVGVQERPHFTISCPDGLAHGLSEQNIRLHQIVQEHKQREELLLREIHGMRLALLEKGCPSCNSIVSTNVEHIMWRNFLC from the exons ATGGAATTTGGCGGACATCCGTATATTTTG CCGATTCACACAATGTCAGATGGATCACCGCCTCCATCGATTTGCTTTATACGCGCCGCCGAATCTTATCCAAAATCACAAATGGAGAAGGAAGACTCGCAGCTGTTTGTACCATTTCCAGAAC TTGCTGGCGAGTCAATCAAGTACCTAGGACGTACCGATGATGGTGTTCTGGCGCTGTCAAATTATCGCATATTTTTATCAAAAAAATCAACGGCATACGAGACTTATGTGCCCTTGGGTCTGATCGAATCGGTGCAGGTGCGTGACCTGTTCCAGCTGATTGTCAATTGCAAGGATGCCAGCACGGTTAGGTGCTCCTTTCAGTCCGCCGAGCAATGCTCGGAATGGCAGCGACGCATACAGCTGCTAATCGGTGTACCTGTATCGCTGGAGACGCTCTTTGCCTTCCCCTTTTACTCGTGGACCTGTGACATTATTGGAAtagccaatgccaatgccaatgcccatgcccaggcgAATGGTAATGGCTATGGAAAAGAGCGCATTCCTTTGTCAAATGGTTCTGGATTTGGATCTTGTGTGAAACCCCCTGCCTTATTCAGTGAGACCTTTCCAACGGCCTGCGAGATAGCAGCACCGCAGGCAAGCAGTCGCTTGCAGCGTGAAGTTCGATATGAGAGTGATTTCAAGAATGAGGTGGCACGTCTGGGCTTCGATTTGAAGGGCTCGTGGCGCATCTCGACAGCAAATGCCGACTTTAAGCTCTGTCCATCGTATCCGCCAAAATTGCTTGTTCCTTGCTGCATCACCGACGAAATGCTCCACAATGTGGCCAACTTTCGTGGTTCAAGGCGTCTGCCGGCCGTCGTCTGGCGGCATCAGAAGTCTGGTGCCATATTGGCACGCTGCAGTCAGCCGGAGGTCGGTTGGCTAGGTTGGCGGAACACCAAAGATGAGCAACTGCTGAAAGCACTGGCCGATGCCTGCGCCTTTGACAGAGGCGAGCATAACAGGcgccagacacagacacaatcCTCAAAGGCCCAAGCACCCGCTTACGCCGCTGCTTCAAAGGACACAAACGGGCAGTCAAATAGCTCGGGCAATAGCTCGCCGTCGCTGGATGACTCATCATCGCATGAAGAGCTTGCCCTGGACGAAATACGA AAAATTCTCATTGTTGATGCACGCAGCTATACATCGGCTGTGACGAATCGTGCACGCGGTGGCGGCTGTGAATGCATTGAGTATTATCCATGCGCCGAAATCGAATTCATGAGCTTGGGTAACATTCATGCGATTCGTAAGAGCTTTCATGCAGTCCGGCAGCTGTGCGCCTCATCGCCAGATGATCCAAA TTGGTTTGGGCAGTTGGAAAAGACCATGTGGATGCAGCATTTGTCGGGTCTACTGGGCGCAGCCATGACCGTTGTCCACACGATCGAGAAGAACGGGCGACCCGTGCTAGTGCACTGCTCCGATGGTTGGGATCGTACGCCACAGATCGTGGCCACAGCGCAACTGTGTCTGGATCCATACTATCGAACTGTTGAA GGTTTCCGTGTTCTGGTTCAACGGGAATGGTTGAATTTTGGTCACAAATTCGCCGATCGTTCGGGCAATGGCCCCAACTCTGATGAGGTGAACGAGCGTTGCCCCGTTTTTCTACAATGGCTGGACCTGGTGCATCAAATCCATAGACAGTATCCATGCAGTTTTGAATTCAGTATTGGCTACTTG ATAAAACTAGCACAACACTCGCTATCCTGCCTGTTTGGCACTTTCCTATGCAACTCGTTGAGGGAACGCATTGAGAATTCCGTTTTTGATCGTACGTTTTCAGTGTGGCCATTTTTAGCTGAAACTATGTATAGAAATCCACTCTATAAGCATGAGACTGAAAAG GTTCTTTGGCCAGCGCACAGTGTGcggtttttatatttttggtctgACGTTTATCTTGGTAGCttaggcaacaaaaatggTACTGATCTTCCATTACTAAGTAATGAACGACAAAGTGCCCATAATG GTCCGTTGACTAAAACACGATCCTCTGAAGATCTAACAACGAATGAATTGGGTCAGAGCACTATTTCGAGGAGATCGAGTGATCCGAATTTGACCGTGGAATCAAT TGTTTCCGAGTGCGCTTTAAATGTGAATAGTAACTCGATGTTTGATATACGATCGGAGGCAGACAGGAGGCAGTGTGGTAGTGCAAATAATGCCCCTGATAATGTTAAAGACTCCAAAGAACCAGAGGTAAAGCTTAAGGGTGCCGAAGACGAGACAGATGCCAGCTGTGGCTCTACAACGTGGACCTCCAAGCAGTTGAAAAACGACCAAAGTACAGCTTCTAACCGTGATATAATattggaagcagcagcatcagtgaCGGCGCCAGAGCCATCTCAGCCCCAAAACTGTGAAACGGCAAATGCTGTCCATGCCTTATCGAACG aTCGAGAACAACAAGAGAAAAGTGATACAAGCCGCGCTCTTTGGCATGGCCAAATTGATACTAGTACAGATACCCCAATTCCTACAGAGGCCGTGCAAGAAACGAAATCTGACAATAACCATCCCGTAGCGTCTTTGGAGAATCGCGTGATAAGCAAGgacaaaaaaccaaatcaaatagTAGCACCAGTACCAGTCGCTGTCCCAAGTGCTCCTACCCCAAACAATAAGATCAGTCAAAGCTGCAACAATTTGCCTCGGGTACACAGCAAAccaaacacgaacacgaattcgagtgcttctgctgcgcctgctgctactgctgctactgctcctaCGGCTCCTACTGCACTCTGCACGAATACTACGCAAAGAAAAGAAGCGAGCGCACATTTTCCGCACCATTTGGATTTGCATGTGCCCAGCAGAtgcaaggaggagcagaaaaaTACGAATGGTTCGATGATTGATGCAGATAATGCTGCTGATGAAAAACTGTTCATGTCACCCGAGCTACTGCCCACGCTCGGCAGTCGAACCCGCAGGAATACATTTGGTTCGAGCTACAGCCGGGATATTGGACATTTGAAATTTGCAGAAAATGGCAG CTCACATAATTTCGCTTTGGCGGGTGGACTTATTTCATTGCCACCTACGCCAGTGGGTGTTCAGGAACGGCCGCACTTCACAATATCCTGCCCCGATGGCCTGGCCCACGGCCTAAGTGAACAAAACATAAGACTCCATCAGATAGTACAAGAACACAAG cAACGCGAAGAGTTACTTCTGCGGGAAATACATGGCATGCGTCTGGCGCTCTTGGAGAAGGGCTGTCCCAGCTGTAATAGCATCGTCTCGACCAATGTGGAACAC ATCATGTGGAGAAATTTTTTGTGCTGA